A window from Chroicocephalus ridibundus chromosome 19, bChrRid1.1, whole genome shotgun sequence encodes these proteins:
- the NCDN gene encoding neurochondrin, with protein sequence MASDPADGHSTLKRCLGVLRDARNDSEQFAALLLVTKAVKAGELDAKTRRQIFDAIGFTFPNRLLTSRQPPAGCPEHTFRALGLTLLACFCTDPELAGHSQILNKIPTFNDILVSPCNPDSTSMIDDVYQCLSAVVATTRGPRELVTKGTVSALCQAYLNGSYGSDRALTLLLGLLAVAEARCWQRDAPHLLAVLSKLSNDFLMTEDMTKFELCDVLPHFIPLSPLLTQDSQGCKCLHRLYKGLANILGSKLSQSQRDPALKLAACLVQACGSEWIPAGSAGSKFLALLVNLACVEVRLTLEEPDPLEVEGKKEVVTACYILIEMGIQECLREEKPLLEEMQKVQLMRIMEEAFGAVIFYLRQVKQEELQDPFIFASVRILGAWMAEETSSLKQEICELLPFLVHYAKKLFKEGSPAASLPQPELVSTEGSGLPQDALRFLLPGFCHLTAEDRPRDILISEGAPALLCEYFLHQWEVLTSQLESSTPLTSTEMSLQTACGIFLNLVVTAPDLIRREKTFSSLMELLLKSLPLLLPQKDHLVLAANVATLGLMMARILASSAVLQETQSAKDFFGAAICFLSQAHTAQAVPGSEALAAAVSPAYASAWADVRELWFLGMQALAGCVPLFPCLPQAVLQARWLESLSEFLTRVAPASVDFELIAAFQGVLVELARASQPCRDVILSHHGGEWANLYGMAALEQCLSEQ encoded by the exons ATGGCGTCGGACCCCGCAGACGGACACTCGACGCTGAAGAGGTGCCTCGGCGTGCTCAGAGACGCGAGGAACGACAGCGAGCAGTTCGCGGCCCTGCTGCTG GTGACCAAAGCAGTCAAAGCCGGAGAATTAGATGCTAAGACCCGTCGCCAGATCTTTGACGCAATTGGCTTCACATTTCCAAACCGCCTGCTCAcctcccggcagcccccagccggCTGCCCCGAGCATACCTTCCGGGCACTGGGCCTCACGCTTCTGGCATGTTTCTGCACCGATCCAGAGTTAGCTGGTCACTCCCAGATCCTGAACAAGATCCCAACCTTCAATGACATCCTGGTTTCCCCCTGCAATCCAGACAGCACGTCCATGATCGATGATGTATACCAGTGCCTGAGCGCTGTCGTGGCCACTACCAGGGGCCCCAGAGAGTTGGTGACCAAAGGGACGGTGTCTGCCCTGTGCCAGGCCTACCTGAATGGCAGTTATGGCTCTGACCGTGCCTTGACGCTGCTCTTGGGGCTGTTGGCCGTAGCAGAGGCGAGGTGCTGGCAGAGAGACGCTCCACATCTCCTGGCCGTGCTGAGCAAGCTCTCCAATGATTTTCTCATGACTGAAGACATGACCAAGTTTGAGTTGTGTGACGTCCTGCCACACTTCATCCCCCTGTCGCCACTCCTCACACAGGACTCACAGGGCTGCAAGTGCCTCCATAGACTTTACAAAGGGCTGGCTAACATCTTGGGCAGTAAACTCAGCCAGTCGCAgcgggaccctgctctgaagctTGCTGCCTGCCTCGTGCAGGCCTGTGGGTCAGAGTGGATCCCAGCAGGGAGTGCTGGCAGCAAGTTCCTGGCCTTGCTGGTGAACTTAGCGTGTGTGGAGGTCCGCCTGACCCTAGAGGAGCCAGATCCCTTGgaggtggaggggaagaaagaagtggTAACAGCCTGCTACATCCTTATTGAGATGGGGATCCAGGAGTGCCTGAGAGAAGAGAAGCCACTGCTAGAAGAGATGCAGAAAGTGCAGCTCATGAGGATCATGGAGGAGGCATTTGGAGCTGTAATATTCTACTTGAGACAG GTTAAGCAGGAGGAACTACAAGATCCTTTCATATTTGCTTCTGTTCGAATCCTTGGAGCCTGGATGGCAGAAGAGACATCCTCCCTCAAGCAGGAAATCTGTGAGCTCTTGCCTTTCCTCGTTCATTACGCCAAGAAGCTTTTCAAAGAGGGCAGCCCAGCTGCGAGTCTTCCCCAGCCAGAGCTGGTCAGCACCGAGGGCTCTGGCTTACCCCAGGATGCTCTGAG ATTTCTTCTACCTGGCTTTTGCCATTTAACAGCAGAGGACAGGCCCCGGGACATCCTCATCTCGGAAGGGGCACCAGCACTGCTGTGTGAGTACTTCCTCCATCAGTGGGAGGTGCTGACCTCCCAGCTCGAGTCCTCAACTCCACTGACAAGCACTGAAATGAGTCTGCAGACAGCGTGTGGGATTTTCCTTAACCTGGTCGTGACTGCACCGGATCTCATCAG GCGAGAAAAAACCTTTTCCTCCTTGATGGAGCTGTTGCTGAAGTCTCTTCCGCTTCTGCTGCCCCAGAAAGATCACCTGGTTCTAGCAGCCAACGTTGCTACTCTGGGCCTGATGATGGCCAGGATCCTTGCAAGTTCAGCAG ttCTGCAGGAGACCCAGTCTGCCAAGGACTTTTTCGGAGCTGCCATTTGCTTCCTCTCCCAGGCCCACACTGCCCAAGCAGTCCCCGGTAGCGAGGCCTTGGCCGCAGCCGTGTCTCCTGCCTACGCGAGCGCTTGGGCTGACGTGCGTGAGCTCTGGTTCCTGGGGATGCAGGCGCTGGCCGGCTGCGTGCCACTTTTCCCCTGCCTGCCGCAAGCCGTGCTCCAGGCACGGTGGCTGGAAAGCCTTTCAGAGTTCCTGACCCGCGTTGCTCCAGCCTCGGTGGATTTTGAACTCATTGCCGCTTTCCAGGGCGTGTTGGTAGAGCTGGCCAGGGCCAGCCAGCCATGCAGGGACGTGATCCTGTCACACCACGGTGGGGAATGGGCCAACCTTTATGGTATGGCAGCTTTGGAACAGTGTCTGTCTGAGCAGTGA